The Chitinophaga lutea genome contains the following window.
TCGAGCATTTCCTGCAGCTGGAACAGTGCGGCCGCTTCGTGCCGGCAGATGTCGCCCAGGTTATAGGGGCACTGGCAACGAACGCTCATCGTGGAGGGCTCGTGGTATTTGTTGATGGATACCTTATAGTAGTTGGCGTGCGTATCGCTTTTCACGCGGAAAGTGGCCGAGCGCAGCACCGGGTCACCTTCAAGCAATTCTACCCCTCCCGTGGCAAAAATGCGCTTGCCGCGGCGAATCACCTCATCGGTGCCGTTATTATATACATATTTTAATAAGTGGGGTAGCGACATGCTTTCCTTGCTATTGCCCCTTTTTAGCACAAGCCGGGGTTAGAAACAAATATCAATAAGGCGATGCATCATTTTTCCGGTCTGCTGAGTTCGTTTTTTCCTGTTCGCGGCTCATGAAAAGGCAATCCACAAAAGTAAGCATAAAAATTCAAACAGAGAGGGGCTGAAGGGAGAAAAGCACGTTTCGGGGCGGGTGTGGCCGGATATATTTGAAAAATGTGCAACTGAAACAAAAAAATATCCATTGCGGACGGGGGTGTTCCGGAAGTAATTTCGCATAAATTATTTCTATGGGAAACACACTCAACATCGACAATTCTAAAAATTCAAATCTCGGCCTGCTGATCCTCCGTGTTGGAATCGGCGTACTCTTCTTTGTTTTCGGCTGGCAAAAAATCGCCGGTGGCGAACAGGTATGGACGGGTGTGGGCAGCGCGATGAGTTTTATCGGCATCAGCGCCTGGCCTACTTTCTGGGGTCTGCTGGCCACCATCGCTGAATTCGCGGGCGGCCTACTACTGATTTTCGGGCTCTTCACCCGTTTCGCGGCGCTTTCGCTGGTGCTCACCATGATCGTTGCCACCATCATGAAAGTGGCTTCCGGCGGCGGTTTGATGGAATTCTATTCCCCGCTCACCATGCTGCTGGTGAATATTTTCTTCCTGCTCCACGGCGGCGGCGTTTATTCGCTGGACAACTATCTCCGCTCCCGCAGGCAGTTAGCTGCGTAAACTCAAAACCTTCACATAAAAAAGGTGTTCCAGTTGCCTGGAACACCTTTTTCTTACCCAGCAGCGCCGGGGTATTATTTTTCCTTAACCAGCTCGCCGTTCCGCAAAATGGGCAGCACATCGGCGCCATCGGGCGTGAGGCAGAAGCGGATATCTTCTTCCAGTCCATAACGGGCCAGGCGCTGGTAGTGGGATGCTTTTTTCATGAAGCCGAACAGGTCGCTTTTGGCGCTTTCGTACAGCGTTTCGGCGGCCAGGGCGGAATCGCAGTTGACATCAAAATGCTCTTTGATCCGGCTCACCACGGCGCCGGCGAAAAGGGTGTCTTCCATATTCACGCGGTCTTTCCACGCGGCACAGCCCAATATTACGTGCTGGCCCTGTGAAATGAGGTATTCGCATACGGAAGAGATGTTCGGGAAAGAACCGGTGATGATCTGCACCGCATCTTTGGCCATGTGAAGCAGTTTGGTGCCGTTCGTTGTAGTCAAAACCAGCACTTTGCCGCTGATAAATTCAACCGGGTATTCGAAAGGGGAGTTGCCGTGCAGCAGGCCGTCGGCAATTTTTCCATCGCGCTCGCCGGCGGTAATGGCATCCAGCTGGCGCCCGATATTCACACATTCTTCCACGGTAGCCACCGGTATCACTTTGGCCGCGCCATTATGGAGCGCCGTACAGATAGTGGAGGTGGCCCGCAGCACATCAATAATCACCACAATGCTGTTCTTCACGTCGAACAGGTGCAAAAGGGCCGGTGATAAACATACTTCCAGCCTTGGTTTTGTAATCTCGCTCATGCTTCTTTTTTTAATCAAGGATCACCCGCCACTTTTCGCTTTCCGCATATTCCTTGATGATTTTATTGCGCAGCTGCAGCAGCCGCTTCATATATTTTCTCAGGTAGAGTTTTTCGAACCAGCGGCCCATCCGGCCATAAGGCGTCCCAAACTCCATGATGTCTATCATAATGGTGCCGTTGTGGATCTCCTTGAAATAGTGCTCGTGTTTCATATAGGTGAAATCACCCTGCTCCATTTCATCACAAAAGTATCCGGGCTTCTGCATTGCCGTGATCCGCATGGTCAGCTCCCTCATTTTATTCAGGTGCTTTGCACGCCAGGTCACTGTTTCGTCGTATTCAATCAACCCACTGGTTTTTCCCTTGATGGCTTCTTCCTTTAAATGTTCCATGCTGCGCTTGTGCAGCGTAATGCTCCGGCTCAGGTCGAACACCCTGGGCAACGGCGCATGAATAACCGTGGTGAGATGAATAAGCGGCATAGCAGTAATACAATTTAAGATATGGTATGGTAACGATGGTTTTCAATAACGCTGCCCCTTTCCGCCAAATTGCAAAAGCACCCGGGTTTTAGCCGATAAACGGCGCTTTTGCCACTTTTGCCTTCAGGAGCTTATCCCGAACTGCAATATAAATCTCTGTATCGAGTGTTGCAAAGCCTGTTTTAACATATCCCAGCCCGATGGCCTTTTGCAGGGTGGGCGACTGGGTGCCGGACGTCACCCGGCCGATGGTGTTGCCCGCGGCGTCTTTGATTTCGTAATCGTGGCGGGGAATGCCCTTGTCGATCATTTCAAAGCCCACCAGTTTTTGCTGTACCCCTTCGGCCTTCACCTTTTCGAGGATGGGGCGGGCGGTAAAGTCTTTCGTAAACTTGGTGATCCAGCCCAGGCCGGCTTCCAGTGGGTTGGTGCGGTCGTCGATGTCGTTGCCGTAAAGGCAGAAACCCATTTCGAGGCGCAGGGTATCGCGGGCGCCGAGACCGATGGGCTTAATGCCTTTGGAAGCGCCGGCTGCGAAAATGGCATCCCAGATCTTGTCGGCTGCGCCGTCCTTATCCTCGAAATAAATTTCCAGGCCCCCCGCCCCTGTGTAGCCGGTTGCGCTGATCAGCACATTGTCGACCCCAGCGAAAGTGCCTTTGACGAAAGTGTAGTATTTCAGGTTCACCACGTCCTGGTCGGTCAGCGACTGCATCACGCTGGTGGCGTTGGGGCCCTGAATGGCCAACAGGCCGGTTTTCTCGGAAATGTTGTGCATTTCCACCCCTTTGGTGTTGTGCTGGCTGATCCAGTTCCAGTCTTTTTCAATATTGCTGGCGTTCACCACCAGCATGTATACCTTGTTTTCTTCGATACAATATACCAGCAGGTCGTCCACGATGCCGCCTTCGTTGTTGGGCAGGCAGCTGTATTGAGCCTTGCCGGCAGTGAGTTTGGAAGCGTCGTTGGAGGTAACCCGCTGGATGAGGTCGAGCGCATTTTCACCTTTCAGCACAAACTCGCCCATGTGGCTCACGTCAAACACACCCACACTGTTGCGGACGGCCGCATGCTCATCGTTAATACCGGAATAGGAGATGGGCATGTTGTAACCCGCAAAAGGGGCCATTTTTGCGCCCAGCGCAATGTGCTTCTGTGTAAATGGTGTGTTTTTCATGCTGTAATGTTTCTTTTTTTGTTGTAACTCCTTCAGAGCCCGGCAAATTTAGTATTTAATTTGAGTATAAAACAAAGCGGGCCGGGCGGTCAGACAATCCCGTGATAAAGCTTATTTTTGCGGCAAAACTCCCCGGCAGTGAAAAAGATCTACCTGTTGTGCCCGCTTGTTTGTTTAACGCTGGCAGCATATCCGCAAAAGAAAGCAGACCGAAAAATCATGAGCAACCTGCAGCTGCACGTTGCCTATCTTGCCAGCGACAAACTGGAGGG
Protein-coding sequences here:
- a CDS encoding SRPBCC family protein, which translates into the protein MPLIHLTTVIHAPLPRVFDLSRSITLHKRSMEHLKEEAIKGKTSGLIEYDETVTWRAKHLNKMRELTMRITAMQKPGYFCDEMEQGDFTYMKHEHYFKEIHNGTIMIDIMEFGTPYGRMGRWFEKLYLRKYMKRLLQLRNKIIKEYAESEKWRVILD
- a CDS encoding DoxX family protein; protein product: MGNTLNIDNSKNSNLGLLILRVGIGVLFFVFGWQKIAGGEQVWTGVGSAMSFIGISAWPTFWGLLATIAEFAGGLLLIFGLFTRFAALSLVLTMIVATIMKVASGGGLMEFYSPLTMLLVNIFFLLHGGGVYSLDNYLRSRRQLAA
- a CDS encoding 2-phosphosulfolactate phosphatase, with translation MSEITKPRLEVCLSPALLHLFDVKNSIVVIIDVLRATSTICTALHNGAAKVIPVATVEECVNIGRQLDAITAGERDGKIADGLLHGNSPFEYPVEFISGKVLVLTTTNGTKLLHMAKDAVQIITGSFPNISSVCEYLISQGQHVILGCAAWKDRVNMEDTLFAGAVVSRIKEHFDVNCDSALAAETLYESAKSDLFGFMKKASHYQRLARYGLEEDIRFCLTPDGADVLPILRNGELVKEK
- the gcvT gene encoding glycine cleavage system aminomethyltransferase GcvT, whose translation is MKNTPFTQKHIALGAKMAPFAGYNMPISYSGINDEHAAVRNSVGVFDVSHMGEFVLKGENALDLIQRVTSNDASKLTAGKAQYSCLPNNEGGIVDDLLVYCIEENKVYMLVVNASNIEKDWNWISQHNTKGVEMHNISEKTGLLAIQGPNATSVMQSLTDQDVVNLKYYTFVKGTFAGVDNVLISATGYTGAGGLEIYFEDKDGAADKIWDAIFAAGASKGIKPIGLGARDTLRLEMGFCLYGNDIDDRTNPLEAGLGWITKFTKDFTARPILEKVKAEGVQQKLVGFEMIDKGIPRHDYEIKDAAGNTIGRVTSGTQSPTLQKAIGLGYVKTGFATLDTEIYIAVRDKLLKAKVAKAPFIG